In Labrus mixtus chromosome 3, fLabMix1.1, whole genome shotgun sequence, a single window of DNA contains:
- the med16 gene encoding mediator of RNA polymerase II transcription subunit 16 isoform X2, which translates to MELAYVCEWEKRPKSTHCPSIPLVCSWSCRNLVAFTTDLKNEDDDKDVSHMIHIIDTEHPWDVYSISSGHTEVISCLEWDQSGSRLLSADGDGQIKCWSMSDHLVNSWESILSSSLDGDPIVALSWLHNGVKLALHVEMSGSTNFGEKFSRVKFSPSLTLFGGKPMEGWMAVTVSGLVTVSLLKPGGALLTASESLCRLRGRVALADIAFTGGGNIVVAATDGSSSSPVQFYKVVVSVVSEKCRIDTELLPSLFLRCTTDPLRREKYPAVTHLKFLTRENSEQVLLCASNQSGSIVECWSLRKEGLPVNNIFQHRSPVVGEKQPTILKWRILTTTNDLERVSAVALPKLPISISNTDLKVASDTKFCPGLGLALAFHDGSIQILHRLSLHTMGVFYGSSSSNQRPGEESALKRQRTGTPALHFKALQFSWTSLALAGVDNHGKLHMLRVSPSMGQVLEMNTTLRHLLFLLEYCMVTGYDWWDVLLHVQPTMVHNLVEKLHEEYMRQNQALQQVLATRIVAVKASLCKLSTATAARACDFHAKLLLIAISSTLKSLLRPHVLNTPDKSPGDRLTEICAKNTDTDIDKVMINLKTEEFVLDGPPLQSLQQLIQWVGDFVLYLLANLPNQGSMVRPGFGFMRDGASLGMLREMLVMIRIWGLLKPGCLPTFTATSDNQDSMQLLFRLLTKLWICSRDDGPPQDPDETLIDECCLLPSQLLVPSMDWLPVNDGIIVKLQGKHPLRLQFGKASSLPGGGATPLEVFTSSQKMDNLRCVHMGVCPTEESKACTRCGCVTMLRSPNKTNAMKQWEQRWIKNCLCGGLWRRIPPTLT; encoded by the exons ATGGAGCTGGCCTACGTGTGTGAGTGGGAGAAACGTCCCAAGAGCACTCACTGTCCCTCCATCCCCCTCGTCTGCTCCTGGTCCTGCAGGAACCTGGTGGCCTTTACCACGGACCTGAAGAACGAGGACGACGACAAAg atGTTAGTCACATGATCCACATCATTGACACTGAACACCCCTGGGACGTTTACTCTATCAGCTCTGGACACACGGAGGTCATTTCCTGTCTGGAGTGGGACCAATCAG gctctCGGTTGTTGTCTGCAGATGGAGACGGTCAGATTAAATGCTGGTCTATGTCGGATCACCTGGTTAACAGCTGGGAGAGCATCCTCTCATCGTCTTTGGACGGAGATCCGATCGTGGCTCTGAGCTGGTTACACAACGGGGTGAAGCTGGCCCTGCATGTGGAgatg TCGGGTTCTACAAACTTCGGGGAAAAGTTTTCCCGGGTGAAGTTCTCGCCGTCGCTGACTCTGTTTGGGGGGAAGCCGATGGAGGGCTGGATGGCGGTGACGGTGAGCGGGCTGGTCACGGTGTCACTGCTTAAACCAGGCGGCGCTCTATTAACAGCAAGCGAGAGTCTGTGCCGACTGAGAGGCCGCGTGGCTTTAGCCGACATCGCCTTTACCGGGGGAGGGAACATTGTGGTGGCGGCCACAGACGGCAGCAGCTCCTCGCCCGTCCAGTTCTACAAG GTGGTTGTCAGTGTGGTCAGCGAGAAGTGTCGCATCGACACCGAACTATTACCGTCCCTGTTCCTGCGCTGCACCACCGACCCGCTGAGGAGGGAGAAGTACCCCGCCGTCACCCACCTCAAGTTCCTCACACGGGAGAACTCTGAACAG gttctGCTGTGTGCGTCCAATCAGAGTGGCAGCATCGTTGAGTGTTGGTCTCTGAGGAAGGAGGGACTTCCTGTCAACAACATTTTCCAGCACCGCTCGCCAGTCG TCGGGGAGAAGCAGCCAACCATCCTGAAGTGGAGGATCTTGACGACCACCAACGACTTGGAGCGTGTGTCGGCTGTTGCTCTGCCCAAACTGCCAATCTCCATCTCCAACACCGACCTCAAAGTGGCGTCAGACACCAAGTTCTGCCCTGGACTCG GTCTGGCTCTGGCATTCCACGACGGCAGCATTCAGATCCTGCACCGTCTCTCCCTCCACACGATGGGCGTGTTCTACGGGTCCTCCTCATCCAATCAGAGACCAGGAGAGGAGTCCGCCCTCAAACGCCAGAGAACAGGAACTCCCGCCCTCCACTTCAAGGCCCTGCAGTTCTCTTGGACTTCACTGGCCCTGGCTGGGGTGGACAACCACGGCAAG CTCCACATGCTGCGAGTGTCGCCCTCTATGGGTCAGGTGCTGGAAATGAACACCACGCTGCGCCACCTGCTGTTTCTGCTGGAGTACTGCATGGTGACAGGCTATGACTGGTGGGACGTCCTGCTCCATGTGCAGCCCACCATGGTCCACAACCTGGTGGAGAAACTGCACGAGGAGTACATGAGGCAGAACCAGGCGCTGCAGCAG GTTCTGGCGACGCGCATCGTGGCTGTGAAGGCTTCCCTCTGCAAGCTCTCCACAGCGACAGCTGCTAGAGCGTGTGACTTCCACGCCAAGCTGCTGCTAATCGCCATCAGCTCCACCTTAAAGTCTCTGCTCAGGCCACACGTCCTCAACACACCTGACAAGAGCCCAGGTGACCGCCTGACCGAGATCTGCGCCAAGAATACCGACACAG ATATCGATAAGGTGATGATCAATCTGAAGACGGAGGAGTTTGTGTTGGACGGCCCCCCTCTTCAGTCCCTGCAGCAGCTCATCCAATGGGTGGGAGACTTTGTCCTGTACCTGCTGGCCAACCTGCCTAACCAG GGCTCCATGGTGCGGCCCGGGTTCGGCTTCATGAGGGACGGGGCGTCTCTGGGGATGCTCAGGGAGATGTTGGTGATGATCAGGATCTGGGGTCTGCTGAAGCCCGGCTGTCTGCCCACCTTCACGGCCACGTCAGATAACCAGGACAGCATGCAGTTGCTGTTCAGACTGCTGACCAAACTGTGGATCTGCT CCCGGGACGATGGCCCGCCCCAGGACCCAGATGAGACTCTGATCGACGAGTGCTGCCTGCTGCCCAGTCAGCTGCTGGTCCCCAGTATGGACTGGCTCCCAGTCAACGACGGCATCATCGTCAAGCTGCAGGGAAAACACCCGCTCAGGCTGCAGTTTGGAAAGGCCTCGTCTCTGCCAGGAGGGGGCGCCACACCGCTGGAGGTCTTCACCAG CTCTCAGAAGATGGATAACCTGCGCTGTGTTCATATGGGTGTTTGTCCCACTGAGGAGAGTAAAGCCTGCACCAG gtgcggCTGTGTGACAATGCTTCGttctccaaacaaaacaaacgccatgaagcagtgggagcagcGCTGGATCAAAAACTGTCTGTGTGGAGGTCTGTGGAGGAGAATCCCGCCCACACTCACCTGA
- the med16 gene encoding mediator of RNA polymerase II transcription subunit 16 isoform X1: MELAYVCEWEKRPKSTHCPSIPLVCSWSCRNLVAFTTDLKNEDDDKDVSHMIHIIDTEHPWDVYSISSGHTEVISCLEWDQSGSRLLSADGDGQIKCWSMSDHLVNSWESILSSSLDGDPIVALSWLHNGVKLALHVEMSGSTNFGEKFSRVKFSPSLTLFGGKPMEGWMAVTVSGLVTVSLLKPGGALLTASESLCRLRGRVALADIAFTGGGNIVVAATDGSSSSPVQFYKVVVSVVSEKCRIDTELLPSLFLRCTTDPLRREKYPAVTHLKFLTRENSEQVLLCASNQSGSIVECWSLRKEGLPVNNIFQHRSPVVGEKQPTILKWRILTTTNDLERVSAVALPKLPISISNTDLKVASDTKFCPGLGLALAFHDGSIQILHRLSLHTMGVFYGSSSSNQRPGEESALKRQRTGTPALHFKALQFSWTSLALAGVDNHGKLHMLRVSPSMGQVLEMNTTLRHLLFLLEYCMVTGYDWWDVLLHVQPTMVHNLVEKLHEEYMRQNQALQQVLATRIVAVKASLCKLSTATAARACDFHAKLLLIAISSTLKSLLRPHVLNTPDKSPGDRLTEICAKNTDTDIDKVMINLKTEEFVLDGPPLQSLQQLIQWVGDFVLYLLANLPNQGSMVRPGFGFMRDGASLGMLREMLVMIRIWGLLKPGCLPTFTATSDNQDSMQLLFRLLTKLWICSRDDGPPQDPDETLIDECCLLPSQLLVPSMDWLPVNDGIIVKLQGKHPLRLQFGKASSLPGGGATPLEVFTSPSSQKMDNLRCVHMGVCPTEESKACTRCGCVTMLRSPNKTNAMKQWEQRWIKNCLCGGLWRRIPPTLT; the protein is encoded by the exons ATGGAGCTGGCCTACGTGTGTGAGTGGGAGAAACGTCCCAAGAGCACTCACTGTCCCTCCATCCCCCTCGTCTGCTCCTGGTCCTGCAGGAACCTGGTGGCCTTTACCACGGACCTGAAGAACGAGGACGACGACAAAg atGTTAGTCACATGATCCACATCATTGACACTGAACACCCCTGGGACGTTTACTCTATCAGCTCTGGACACACGGAGGTCATTTCCTGTCTGGAGTGGGACCAATCAG gctctCGGTTGTTGTCTGCAGATGGAGACGGTCAGATTAAATGCTGGTCTATGTCGGATCACCTGGTTAACAGCTGGGAGAGCATCCTCTCATCGTCTTTGGACGGAGATCCGATCGTGGCTCTGAGCTGGTTACACAACGGGGTGAAGCTGGCCCTGCATGTGGAgatg TCGGGTTCTACAAACTTCGGGGAAAAGTTTTCCCGGGTGAAGTTCTCGCCGTCGCTGACTCTGTTTGGGGGGAAGCCGATGGAGGGCTGGATGGCGGTGACGGTGAGCGGGCTGGTCACGGTGTCACTGCTTAAACCAGGCGGCGCTCTATTAACAGCAAGCGAGAGTCTGTGCCGACTGAGAGGCCGCGTGGCTTTAGCCGACATCGCCTTTACCGGGGGAGGGAACATTGTGGTGGCGGCCACAGACGGCAGCAGCTCCTCGCCCGTCCAGTTCTACAAG GTGGTTGTCAGTGTGGTCAGCGAGAAGTGTCGCATCGACACCGAACTATTACCGTCCCTGTTCCTGCGCTGCACCACCGACCCGCTGAGGAGGGAGAAGTACCCCGCCGTCACCCACCTCAAGTTCCTCACACGGGAGAACTCTGAACAG gttctGCTGTGTGCGTCCAATCAGAGTGGCAGCATCGTTGAGTGTTGGTCTCTGAGGAAGGAGGGACTTCCTGTCAACAACATTTTCCAGCACCGCTCGCCAGTCG TCGGGGAGAAGCAGCCAACCATCCTGAAGTGGAGGATCTTGACGACCACCAACGACTTGGAGCGTGTGTCGGCTGTTGCTCTGCCCAAACTGCCAATCTCCATCTCCAACACCGACCTCAAAGTGGCGTCAGACACCAAGTTCTGCCCTGGACTCG GTCTGGCTCTGGCATTCCACGACGGCAGCATTCAGATCCTGCACCGTCTCTCCCTCCACACGATGGGCGTGTTCTACGGGTCCTCCTCATCCAATCAGAGACCAGGAGAGGAGTCCGCCCTCAAACGCCAGAGAACAGGAACTCCCGCCCTCCACTTCAAGGCCCTGCAGTTCTCTTGGACTTCACTGGCCCTGGCTGGGGTGGACAACCACGGCAAG CTCCACATGCTGCGAGTGTCGCCCTCTATGGGTCAGGTGCTGGAAATGAACACCACGCTGCGCCACCTGCTGTTTCTGCTGGAGTACTGCATGGTGACAGGCTATGACTGGTGGGACGTCCTGCTCCATGTGCAGCCCACCATGGTCCACAACCTGGTGGAGAAACTGCACGAGGAGTACATGAGGCAGAACCAGGCGCTGCAGCAG GTTCTGGCGACGCGCATCGTGGCTGTGAAGGCTTCCCTCTGCAAGCTCTCCACAGCGACAGCTGCTAGAGCGTGTGACTTCCACGCCAAGCTGCTGCTAATCGCCATCAGCTCCACCTTAAAGTCTCTGCTCAGGCCACACGTCCTCAACACACCTGACAAGAGCCCAGGTGACCGCCTGACCGAGATCTGCGCCAAGAATACCGACACAG ATATCGATAAGGTGATGATCAATCTGAAGACGGAGGAGTTTGTGTTGGACGGCCCCCCTCTTCAGTCCCTGCAGCAGCTCATCCAATGGGTGGGAGACTTTGTCCTGTACCTGCTGGCCAACCTGCCTAACCAG GGCTCCATGGTGCGGCCCGGGTTCGGCTTCATGAGGGACGGGGCGTCTCTGGGGATGCTCAGGGAGATGTTGGTGATGATCAGGATCTGGGGTCTGCTGAAGCCCGGCTGTCTGCCCACCTTCACGGCCACGTCAGATAACCAGGACAGCATGCAGTTGCTGTTCAGACTGCTGACCAAACTGTGGATCTGCT CCCGGGACGATGGCCCGCCCCAGGACCCAGATGAGACTCTGATCGACGAGTGCTGCCTGCTGCCCAGTCAGCTGCTGGTCCCCAGTATGGACTGGCTCCCAGTCAACGACGGCATCATCGTCAAGCTGCAGGGAAAACACCCGCTCAGGCTGCAGTTTGGAAAGGCCTCGTCTCTGCCAGGAGGGGGCGCCACACCGCTGGAGGTCTTCACCAG tccCAGCTCTCAGAAGATGGATAACCTGCGCTGTGTTCATATGGGTGTTTGTCCCACTGAGGAGAGTAAAGCCTGCACCAG gtgcggCTGTGTGACAATGCTTCGttctccaaacaaaacaaacgccatgaagcagtgggagcagcGCTGGATCAAAAACTGTCTGTGTGGAGGTCTGTGGAGGAGAATCCCGCCCACACTCACCTGA